The following nucleotide sequence is from Juglans microcarpa x Juglans regia isolate MS1-56 chromosome 6D, Jm3101_v1.0, whole genome shotgun sequence.
AACCAgacatattttgtaaaatgatcaaCAAAGATAACATAAAAGCGATGACCATTGAGACTGGTTGTGGAGGAAGGTCCCCATACATctgtataaattaaattaacttatgAAAAGGCAACTGATGAGCTTTATTGATGACACATGAGTGACAATGAGTAGAACTAAAATCACAAGAACTTGTTGGAAGAGGAAAACAACTAATTATGCGATTTACAACTTTTGAAGATGGATGGCCAAGGCTTTATTGCCGACCAGCTGTTGATGTTCTTTCATGAATAAGAGCAATTGGTGTAGCAACAGGTGATGAAGAAAGAGGATAAACTCCAATCTCACACGGGCCTCAATGAATTGTCTACCCTATTCTCCGATCCTTCACAGGAACATAATTTGGGTgaaatttcaataaaacattgttttgctttggaaaggaaagagtgagaaagtgagagagcCAGAGTGAGTGATGGGCAAACCTGATCCATCTCCAATAATAACCTCATCAGCACCATCATATTCAAAATGGAATTGTACATTTGAAACCTGAGATGTGATATTTTGAAAAGCTGCTGAATCAAGGAGCCGACGTTTATTTGGACTAGGAGCAGTAGTGTGCAATTCGCAGTTGCTTCAGATGACTTTAGTTTTGGGCAATACTTTGCAATATTACCTTGTTGATCACAATATTGGCACTTTGGTGAGTATTTGTAGTGTTTGAGTTGTCgaggtttggattgagagtcaGCCTTTGATGATTGTTGGTTTGCTGAGTATTGAGGCTTTAAAGGACAGGAGTCTCGACGTTGAGTATTGTTGGCAGTGAGTACCAATGATTGTGTAGTTGACTCAATTCTTTCGAGATAGGCCTCATGACCAAGTAACAGATCATGTAACTCTTCAAAGAAGAGGGAGGATTCTTGGGCTCAAATAGGGGCAACAATATCATGATATTCAGAGCCTAACCCCTATAGAACATATAATGTGATGTCATCTTGAGATAAAGGTGCATCACTGAGAGCAAGCTCATCAGCAATACTTTTAACAAAGTGAAGATACTCTGTTATCGTACGAGTGCCACGCTGCATGAGGGTGAGATCCTATTTGAGCTGCATTACTCGAGTCCTGGATCGACTGGCATACAGTTTGGTAAGTTTGGTCCAGGCTTGATGAGACGTCTTTGAGGTAGCTATGACTGATATCACTGCTGGAGAAACAAAAGTCAAGATTGCACTTAGAATAAGTTTATCTTGACGGAACCAAATTTGATAAGCTACAGTAATAGCTGCATCATTTGACGTCAGTTGAAGTGGCCAAATATGAGTTCCATCGACATAACCAAAGAGGTTATAATCGAGAAGAAGGGACTCAAATTGAGCATGCCATGAAGGAAAGTTTGTTGGTGTGAGTCAAGCAGTGATTTGCTGAGTCGCATTGATAGCTATGGGAACAATTTCAGAGGAGGAGTTAGCCTTGGCAATagcaggaaaaagaaaacttggaAGATACTTGTTAGAGTATTTGGGGCTTTTAAATTGATACCATGTAGAGAATTATACAGAGTTTGgaaaaaatgattcacacactTTCATTAGATGATgaagacaaatatatatagaattttgaaaccaaaAACTATTCCTAAACTTAAGCTAATGTATAGCAAACTATGTGTTGTACAaatcaagcaaataaaaaagaattaaatgagTATAATCATTTCTAATTCAGATTTTGTGCATGATTTGTAGTTGTCCTTATAGCTGCAACCAGCCACAAGAATCACCCAGCCTCTCCTCGTTCAAAGCCAACCTCCACCACCGTGAACCCACCACGGTTAACACCACCGAAACCACATCCCTTTGTTTACCACCCAAGAGACAAATCTGCATGTTTCAAGCAGCAAGGCCTAGTCGCACCCAGTCCAACCACAACCAACCCAAGACAGAATAAGCTGCTCAGCCACCATAGTCAGCCTTGAAACCGCCATGTGATAACCACTGTCCCACCCCTCACGGCCATCGTCCCTACAAGAAGGCCTGCCCAACCCGTGTTCGTCCAAACTCAGGCCAGTGCCTCTGCCTTACACCACCGTAGTACCCCTGCTCAACTACTGTGTGTTAGCCGCTGCAATGCAGGACTCTAACCATGCAGACCATCATAGCAACCATGGGAAAGCCAGATACTACAGTGCAAGACTCCACCACTACCGCCTAGTTCGTCCACCCCACGTAAACATCTACCCAGACCTCACCGCCATAGCCAACCGTGAACCCATGTCGAAAAACACCACTCTCAACCTCAACGAACGACCTTAgtttttgcatctcaaaacagagcacttcATCTCGTTCGATGCCACCAGCCATGGCAAGGAAAGCCCAGCAACACCGACGCCCTAACCACTCCACGATCTGCCGCTGCCCAACCACCTTGTCGCCGCCGCATTGCTGCCCTTTGGGTGAGTATCCCGTGcggtctctctccctctccctctcacgacttactctctttctctctccgtgtttactctctctcatctctctctctctctctcagtgctccaCCGTCGAGTTAGCCGCCTGCCACTCCAGCCCCGCCGCGACATCTCCTCTCACAGTGAGGCTCCATCGCACAACTTGGGTCTAGGTATACTTCCttgcaaacaaagaaaaacatggcTTATGGATTTTTACTTAAAGCTCTAGAAAGATTAGTTATTGCAATTTTGTCCCTTGAATTACAACGTGtacttttatgttattttgtaaccATGGGTGTGTTTACAAGAACTAGTATAATATTTTCTAAGTGGGTCTAATACCACTTTATACTAGtaccaaaaatcttattttatagaaatatttttaatattaatgtattagtcAGTAGAGTGAAACgatattgataaaaatttaggaagtattgatattttaggatgataaaaatttgggaagtattgatattttagaattaagagaatTGTAGACATTTgggaaaaataggttatttgagtatttcaggtttaagtatCGAAATACGTGTTCATTGAAATTTATAGAAGTTACATGAAAatcttataggtgacaattaatattCGTTCGACATTATTGTGGGAAAAATTCTGAAAGCTAAAAAGTctaggtaagtggggttccaatgctagactttgcataaaaataaaatgggttgaggttgatttttggaaaatatgcatgttttgttatgaaaagaaatttgaaatgacctcagttatttgttctgcattactcatgaaattctatatatgaataaagtattttcGGGCATAACTGAtttagacatgagcttatttttggcattctgttattgaactgagaaaaatgagtgaatatgaaaatttgataatttttgcatgtgatgtgaagatgttctgaatctgttttgaaaaatgtgaaatgatttgaatttcagtactctattttgatatgatgtggcatctgaaaaacctttggcatgactttatgattctgttctgactctgattttggttctgatatggtgattctaattatgttttgctttgatatCTAACcgtgtcacgggatataatcgTGACTTCTGGCATtgtcatgggatataatagtgacctttggccctgtcatgggatacaatagtgacctctagccctGTCATTGGATATAATAGTTACCTCTGGCCCgaccacgggatataatagtggtatctgctctgagtgcaatcgctttgatagTATGgtaatttatgttttgcttggccTTTCACAGATCGCACAACCTTACCACAGGgtttaaacatggtctctgttctgatatgatgcattgatatgatatgataagatggaGATGTTcggtcatgttgtgccaaaggggTCTtcgaatatgaaaagttggttcttgaatatgaacagtttgaAGTGTcgttctgattttctgataatatgtatttttgagatttgcatattgaaactaaaatgttttgtttctgcattctgaactctgtgaaaatgctcatgtttacatactagtatatgttctatgtttactgagttgttgataactcaatatttatctccacaatatttttcagataaagtGAATGCTTAGATTAAGGATCAAGAATAGAAAACCGGTACAAGATTGCTAAGTGTAGGGAATAGGTATTGAGATTATTGAAAGGTTATTATTCTGTAGATTGATTGATTGTATTGACTAGATTTATTGGGATGTTGACAATTATATTAAGCCTTGAGTAGTCGTATTTATGGTTATGCAGTTTTTGAAAAtggatgaggatatgtttatTGAGTCTTTggaatatttatttgtattgtaaaaaatgatttaggCGACAAGTAGTAACTCTCTGACTCCATCCGGGACCAAGGCGTTACAACTATTCCCCTtaaactttagaaaaaaaaatctacttggATGTTCTCAAAAGTTAGTTGTAAGATGCATGGATTGCCTTCTTGATGCGAGTGCCTTAATTCACCTAACATCTAGAAAAATTGGTGGGATTTTGGCTAGATTCATGTCTATCTCATGAAGGACTAGCGACTATCTTTCAAAAATCTTGTCAgtgaatttgatataattttaattctttcaGCTTGAACCTGAAGTTTCCCAACAAATTTGCAATTCAACTaaggaaaaattattaagtACTCAAAGAATATAGATGACGTGGTACTCTCATTCTATCACTTCATGACAACATATATCATGCGcccctaaaaaaaattctatataagactacttctaaaataaataaaaaaattaaaaattgatgtcTCAAGCTcccacttttttaaattaaggtattcaacttcaaaagtttcaaatctCATGGATATCTATTAAAGGATTTATTGAGAACAAACAAACCTTAGAGTTCCAAAACCTTGCCACATATACTCCCAAAAGACACTTTTGTTGATTGATATAGTTGGAATTAAATAGAAGGacatgagatgataaaaaaaagataccTTAACACTCATACAACTAAAAACTAAAGTTACACATAAATACTTGGGATGGAAAGAAAATGCTCTAATAATTAAGTATCTTAGACTAGCACATGATTTTAGCacttattttcattaattattatctaGATAGTCTATAATCTTCAACTCTCGACTTTCAAGTTGGCAATGCATGTCTGGATGGCTCTAGGAATGTGCATTAATATTGGTCGATAACACTTTAGAAATCATGTGCATTGTCGGCCTTGATTGTGGACAGACATTTAAGCATTTCATGGCAAGCTGTACGACTATTATTAGTTCATTCTCAACTTGAACTGTTGGAAATGGAAGGCGTTGGTCCAACACATCTTTCACTTGTATGTTCTCCATAGCTAACGGCGATGATAGTGAGGAGATGAAATCACCTGGATGCTTTCCTCTAATGACTTCGATTGCCAATACCCCAAAGCTATACACATCAGATTTTTCAGTTACCTTCATTGTATAAGCAAGCTctgcaaagaaaagaaataaaggaaagatgGACAAAATCAACACATATGCATGCTTTTCTTTGAAAGgacaatgaaataatttataacctGGTGCAATATATCCATAAGTGCCTGCAGGGGAAGTCCAATTGGATGAGTCTACCTCCACAAGCCTAGCAGTCCCAAAGTCTGAAACATGAGCCTCAAATTGAGAATCCAGCAAGATGTTGCTGCTTGATATGTCACGATGAATAATCGGAGGGGAGCAATCATTGTGCATGTAAGACAAGGCATTTGCCACACCTTTAACAATATTCAATCTCTTACTCCAACCCAATACTTTAGCAGCATCTTCGTTGCCCAAGATTAGGGACAAGCTACCCCTTTCTAGATATTGACAAACCAAAAAGGAATGTTGCACATGAGAACAAAAACCATAAAGTTTAACAATGTTTCGATGGCGTATGTCTATCAATGCCCTTATCTCATTCAAGAACTCCTTTTGAAATCTGTTCTCACTAGCATCATGCAGTGGTTGATTGAATTTCTTCACGGCTAAGATATCACCTGAAGTTAGCTCTGCTTTATAGACAGTTCCATGTCCTCCTTTCCCAATGCAATATAGAGCATCAAAACCATTGGTCACTTTTATGATTTCATCATACAATGTTCTTCCATTGAAATGTAATATTGAAAGAGACAGTACTTGGCCCTCGGTCTTGCTTTGTTTGGATTCTAGATCCGTCTTTCTTCTTTGCATAAAGAGAAAAAACCCAAAGATAGAAAGTAGAACAGTAACTACTCCTAAAAGTGGGAAAACGAGAAGAAACACGACTTTGTGTCCCCTTTTTGAGCTATGTTTGTATATCATGGAAACATTGCAAGGATGTAGTCCTAGAACATTACCACACAATCCCTTGTTCCCTTGTAATGCTTCTACAGAAGCATTTATAAATGCGTTGCTATTGGGAATCGGACCCTGCAACTCATTGTAGGATATGTCGGCATACAACAACCAATGCATTTCTTCGAATGCTTTCGGAATGAAACCAGAAAGATGATTATGGGAGAGATTTAAGATCACTATGCTCTCCAATTTGTAAATTTCCATTGGTATCTCTCCGTTTAAAGAGTTATAACTCATATCTAATTTGGAGATATGAGATAAGTTCATGAGGTGTGTTGGAATCCTTTCGCTAAAATCATTGTGGCTTAAATTCAATTCTATCAATTTCACGAAGTCCCCGAAATTACTTGGAATTGACTTACTCAGCTTGTTTGAGGACAGGTCAAGATATTCAAGATTTGTCAAGAACCCAAATTCAAAAGGTATAGCGCCAGAGACTTGATTGCCATTCATCCACAATTTCATTAGAGAAATTAGGCTTCCGAATTCTTTTGGAATCGTCCCAACTATATGATTTGAAGAAAGATCAAGTTCACCTAGCTGAGTAGTCCAGTTCCCGATCTCTTTTGGTATGCTACCAGTAATATTGTTTTTACCCAGAAGTAGGGTTTGTAGTTGTTGACACTGGCCCCAATTACTTGAGATCCTTCCATAAAATCGATTATGCCTTAGATCTATGAACTCCAAGTTTGGATAGACACCGAAGTCCTTAGATATATCTCCAATGAGTTGGTTACCTCTTAATTGGACTCTGACTATGCTTGTgcaatttttgaaacttttgggAATTTGGCCATCCAAATGGTTGTTGCTTGCAGCAAAGTACCGAAGTGATCCACCATGGCAAATGTTTTGAGGCAAATTACCAATAAATTGGTTTGTGTCCAGTTGTAGAGTTTTCAAGTTGATGAGATCTCCAATTCCTTGAGGAATTGGACCGGTAAGTTGGTTTTCACGAAGtactaaaaatatcaaattgctCATGTTAGCAAAAGAAGTTGGAAGAGAACCACATAGCTGGTTATGATCCAACTGTAGATCTTTGAGAGAAGTCAAGTTTCCTATTTCTGTAGGAATGGATCCAGAAAGGCTATTATTATCCAGGTGAAGTAGGGTAAGATTTACCAAATCACCTAATAATGATGCTGGAATTGAACCCGAAAGATTATTGTGTTGAAGACTTACACTCTTTAGGGATTTCAAATTTCCAATCTCCGAAGGGATGGGACCGGAAAGTGAATTATCAAACATGTGCAAGATGGTTAGCCTTTTCAAGTTCCCGAAAGTGGAAGGGATTGGACCTGTCAGGTGGTTTTGACTAATGTCAAGTTGATCCAAATTGGAGAGGTTTCCCATTTCTGGAGGAACGAAACCAGAAAGTTCATTGCCATAAAGAAGCAAAATAACCAAGTTGCTCAAATTGCCTAAAGAAGAAGGGATGTAACCGTCTATATGGTTTTTGTAAAGATAAAATTCAGTTAGAAGGTTTAGGCGCCCTATTTCTTCAGGAATGGAGCCGTTTAAGTTATTACGTCCGAGGTGGAGGGCCTTAAGAGTAGCTAGCTTGCCAATTTCTGGTGGGATTTTGCCTGAAAACTGATTAAAGGACAAATCgagatatttgagttttgacaggGAGCTAATTTGAGGTGGAATTGTCCCATAAAGAGTGTTCACATAAAGATCAATGGACGCAAGATTtggaaatgataaaaaagaaaatccgtGAAGCGTACCTTGTAAGCTAGATTCGGTAAGGTTTATTTTGACGATGCTTCCAGCAAGGTTGCATGAAATACCAAGCCAATTGCATGGATTCCTACTTAGGTTTAGATTGGAAGAAAAAACTGGAATCCATGAAGATAAGTGGGATTGAGATTCATTTTGAAGGCTATTTTTCCATGTCAGAAGAGCAATAGCTTCTTTggaagaattagaagaaaaggCAGGCGCGTCCAGTGATGAAACCAACTGGGCAAATAGGACAAAGTTGATGAGAagggaaaatactttcttaatggCTAATGCTCCCATTGTTTTTACTCGTAGAGGGTATAATAGTTAAGGGCTTTATTTATAAGCAATCTTGTACGAGGCCTACCACTCATCAATCTAAAAGTAATATAAACACGTGGAGTGAattgtacaatatttattgagaattttggtATTCAAAAAGTTTAAGGTCCCATTTGGAACATAGACTTAACTTAGattaactcagttcagtctaattgtaagctgagtctaatatctaaacaccaaactttcaaattactaaatgcATCTCAACTCTAAacatctttacacgtgagatccacgtacaacattttcaactcaacacatctttacacgccagactcacaacctttttcaacttttcataaatacatctaaattcatgatcttaacatccaagcacatctaaactcatcttaggtggacccCACAACAGTCActccatcatctcaactcactagtattgataaataactcaacttatttcaactcaactcaacatccaaacaaagcctaaatgGTAATTAGCATTGTATTAtgactcatttaatatattgatcTTTCTCCTATTTTAggtattgataaagtttagaaaaataattttagggcTAGGTACATTGATTCCATCCTTCCGAGTAAATTATACTTTCTTGCGACATTTCTGATCATTAATTCAAGGTTGGAATCGTCGACTAGATTCCACAGTACATTCAACATTCGAGTCACATCAATGGTTGGGAAAATCAAAATGTTGACTTATTGCTTTTACGAACTTTGGTCGAACTATACTTTATCTTGTGCATTGGGGGTCATCATGTTACGTTGAAGGATCTAGTCTTCTTCCTATCGTTTAATCTGTCAAAGTCTTGGTTCCTTTTTCGATAGAGATGTATAGACATTTGTGGTTCACAATGGTCTTGATACATAAGTCACTATATTTAAGCAGAGGGCTTGAGAGATTCCACCACGGCAAAGTTCATATGTTCATCCTTTTATTATGTTCATACGTTTACCCACTAGAATCACAAATGATAGGATCTCATTTAGGTTCGAACGAAAAGATGAGATCGAGGAAGTTTCCGCAGTCAAGAGGGACGAccaaataactaaaattaatgaGATTTAGGCGGCTCTGTTTGTTTCGTTGTATCACAATTAATCTGTAAATAACTTTCATGATGTTTTGgtattgagaaatgctttagccacaaagaaattctataaaaaaaagctcaaaaaatTACGTATTTTGATATGGTACGTTTGggtgtaaaattacttttattataaagtaaatctaacgtatcatatgaaactatatcaatttgaaagtttatttttgtaagatctctttgtggctataTCACTtctatttgatatttggatgtGCTTAGAAAAGTCAGTTAACGAAAAATGATTTTCACAATGAATTATAATATGACTACCAAACTAATTCGATCACACAAGTCAGTTAACACACGACAATAGTGATGTCATTGTTTTAATTAGTCCTTTTACTTAAccgaaatcattttaataaaaatacaaatctcaacttatctcatctcttcatttcgattttcttaaattttcatacaaaatataataaacaattcaactttttcaaatctcaattcaatttttttaaatctcaaaacaataatatttgataagtttttgtttttgatacatgggaaggGGGAATATATTTGATCTTTGGTTCTTTTAGTGAGAAACTAAGATGTTGTTAATTGATCTAAAGAAtcttggcatatatatatatatatatatataaaatacacatCAATGTTCTTTggaagaattagaagaaaaagcTGCTTCCAGTGAATTAATTAGGGACCAACTGAGCAAATAGGACAAAGTTGATGAGAagggaaaatactttcttgatGGTTAATGATCCCATTGTTGTTTGTAGAGCAGCGTATATATCATACGGGTTTTATACgagttgttttatttaataaccGATTATAATTGTATGTTCACGGACCGCTTATTTAACAAATGAATTGAGTGAAACTTGAGTACTTTGATCAAGCCGAACTCAAGTGGCTTGCCGAGTACTCTTGTTCATTTGCAATGCTAACTCTACATATACTCATTGGGAGGTAATCCCtattattgattttgagaaGAACTCAAGCAAATGAATTAacccggtttggatacaaaggtctctccaactcatctcaatttatcttatctaattattacaactttttcaaattctcacacaaaatataataaacaatttaatttttttaaatctcaaaacaataataatattaaaaaataatattctaataatattttatttaactttcaactctcatctcaacgcatctcatctcaactcacattTCAAACCTCCTCCTAGTCCTAgcttggatagtgagatgagatgagattatctgtaaatagtttgtgaatagtagtgcagtggtttgagttaagattttatgggattttaggaaatgagagagaaaaaattgaataaaaatttaaaatattgttaagaatataaatttttaatataatttttattttgaaatttgaaaatattgaattttttttttttaatgttttgtttgaaagtttggaaaaattgtaatgattagatgaaaaagttaaagatttgaaattgaaaggtgtttgtatttatgatatttggatattgagatgagataagataaaataagatgagatgagagtatCTTGCTATCAAAACCAATTAAGTTATTTTAAAGACTTTTTGGGAGTTGTCAAAtacagaaaattgaaagaaatagcATGAGAGCAGAAAATGATCATAAAGTCTTCTAAACACCacaaaacccacctcaactcatatcaactcatctcatctcatcattacaactttctcaaattctcacataaagtataataaataattcaacttttattctactatttacaaactatctaaacctatctcaactcatcatctctgaatccaaactatTCCTGATCCTAATTAAGTCAACATAGAAAAGAGCCCGGCCACACTGAAGAAGACTCGATCTCCTAGCCGCTTGTAAGCCACAAAATGAAGTCGCCTCTAATTGCAAGTTGCAAGACAAAGACAAAGTGGCATGGACAGTACGTCATGGGATGCATTATTGTACGTACGTGCCTACCATTCATGAATCGAAAAATATCCCACAATTTCCTTGAAAGATttaattaaaagttttaattaaatacatgaagTGAATTAGacaatatttattgagaatttaatactatccaaaaaatttaaatgggaATCAAAATGCTTCTCCCACATATGGATGGTGGCAccaattgagtttttttattttttatt
It contains:
- the LOC121234990 gene encoding MDIS1-interacting receptor like kinase 2-like; the encoded protein is MGALAIKKVFSLLINFVLFAQLVSSLDAPAFSSNSSKEAIALLTWKNSLQNESQSHLSSWIPVFSSNLNLSRNPCNWLGISCNLAGSIVKINLTESSLQGTLHGFSFLSFPNLASIDLYVNTLYGTIPPQISSLSKLKYLDLSFNQFSGKIPPEIGKLATLKALHLGRNNLNGSIPEEIGRLNLLTEFYLYKNHIDGYIPSSLGNLSNLVILLLYGNELSGFVPPEMGNLSNLDQLDISQNHLTGPIPSTFGNLKRLTILHMFDNSLSGPIPSEIGNLKSLKSVSLQHNNLSGSIPASLLGDLVNLTLLHLDNNSLSGSIPTEIGNLTSLKDLQLDHNQLCGSLPTSFANMSNLIFLVLRENQLTGPIPQGIGDLINLKTLQLDTNQFIGNLPQNICHGGSLRYFAASNNHLDGQIPKSFKNCTSIVRVQLRGNQLIGDISKDFGVYPNLEFIDLRHNRFYGRISSNWGQCQQLQTLLLGKNNITGSIPKEIGNWTTQLGELDLSSNHIVGTIPKEFGSLISLMKLWMNGNQVSGAIPFEFGFLTNLEYLDLSSNKLSKSIPSNFGDFVKLIELNLSHNDFSERIPTHLMNLSHISKLDMSYNSLNGEIPMEIYKLESIVILNLSHNHLSGFIPKAFEEMHWLLYADISYNELQGPIPNSNAFINASVEALQGNKGLCGNVLGLHPCNVSMIYKHSSKRGHKVVFLLVFPLLGVVTVLLSIFGFFLFMQRRKTDLESKQSKTEGQVLSLSILHFNGRTLYDEIIKVTNGFDALYCIGKGGHGTVYKAELTSGDILAVKKFNQPLHDASENRFQKEFLNEIRALIDIRHRNIVKLYGFCSHVQHSFLVCQYLERGSLSLILGNEDAAKVLGWSKRLNIVKGVANALSYMHNDCSPPIIHRDISSSNILLDSQFEAHVSDFGTARLVEVDSSNWTSPAGTYGYIAPELAYTMKVTEKSDVYSFGVLAIEVIRGKHPGDFISSLSSPLAMENIQVKDVLDQRLPFPTVQVENELIIVVQLAMKCLNVCPQSRPTMHMISKVLSTNINAHS